Proteins encoded within one genomic window of Ailuropoda melanoleuca isolate Jingjing chromosome 16, ASM200744v2, whole genome shotgun sequence:
- the LOC100475813 gene encoding olfactory receptor 5B2: MENNTELTEFILLGLTSAPELHIPLFIMFTLIYLINVVGNLGMMALILLDSRLHTPMYFFLSNLSLVDFCYSTAVTPKVMAGLLIGDKVISYNACAAQMFFFAAFATVESYLLASMAYDRYAAVCKPLHYTTTMTTGVCACLATGSYVFGFLNASVDVGDTFHLSFCKSNVIHHFFCDIPAVMALSCSDKHVSELVLVFVASFHIFLALLVVLISYLFIFIAFLKMPSVEGYLKAISTCASHLTAVSIFYGTVIFMYSQPGSSHSMDIDKMASVFYTMVIPMLNPVVYSLRNKEVKKAFKKVVEKAKSSLSFTS; the protein is encoded by the coding sequence ATGGAGAACAACACGGAACTGACTGAGTTCATCCTGCTGGGACTAACCAGTGCCCCAGAGCTGCATATCCCCCTCTTTATCATGTTCACCCTCATTTACCTCATCAATGTGGTTGGGAACCTGGGCATGATGGCGCTGATTCTCCTGGACTCTCGTCTCCACacgcccatgtacttcttcctcagtaACCTGTCTCTGGTGGACTTTTGTTACTCTACAGCTGTCACTCCCAAGGTCATGGCTGGATTGCTTATAGGAGACAAAGTCATCTCCTACAATGCATGTGCTGCTCAGATGTTCTTTTTTGCAGCTTTTGCCACTGTGGAGAGTTACCTCCTGGCTTcaatggcctatgaccgctatgcaGCCGTGTGCAAGCCCCTCCATTACACAACCACCATGACGACAGGTGTGTGTGCTTGTTTGGCCACGGGCTcctatgtttttggttttctgaatGCTTCTGTTGATGTTGGAGATACATTCCATCTCTCCTTCTGTAAGTCCAATGTGATCCATCACTTTTTCTGTGATATTCCTGCAGTCAtggctctctcttgctctgataAACATGTCAGTGAGCTGGTTCTTGTTTTTGTAGCAAGCTTCCACATCTTTTTGGCTCTCCTGGTTGTCTTGATTTCCTACCTGTTCATTTTTATCGCCTTCCTGAAGATGCCTTCAGTGGAGGGATACCTGAAAGCTATAtccacctgtgcctcccacctCACTGCAGTGTCCATCTTCTATGGGACAGTCATCTTCATGTACTCGCAGCCTGGCTCCAGCCACTCCATGGACATAGACAAAATGGCATCCGTGTTCTACACTATGGTCATCCCCATGCTGAATCCTGTggtctacagcctgaggaacaaagaGGTCAAGAAAGCTTTCAAGAAGGTTGTTGAGAAGGCAAAATCATCTCTAAGCTTCACCTCTTAG